A stretch of Paenibacillus mucilaginosus 3016 DNA encodes these proteins:
- a CDS encoding aspartate aminotransferase family protein yields MQTLVKSVFKYGKGIKLINEAGEEYIDGVSGTFNLSLGYDHPHVVGKLQEQIGNLSHMSSTFTEPYVTEVLDQLLEYAPQGIDSGWMRDITGSTANECAVKIAQKYTGADDVVSVFMSHHGQTQFTTGLSGNAFRRKAFPNASAANHLHVPPPYCYRCHYKLTYPGCGFQCVEAIADHIEYGSSGTAACMIIEPILGNGGNIIPPEGYFRQLRKLCDEHGMLLISDEVQTGIGRTGYMFASELFGMQPDIITLAKGLGGIGIPIAAVLMQSRLNVLEKHEHSFTSGSNLVSLAAAKATMDVVSQPGFLDEVKLKGEILGSLLNELPMKYRCIGDVRGIGLMWGLEIVDEEGAPDVRRANAIIDAAFSDQQLILRGSRYGFGNVVKVRPALIATDDELVEIVERLSSVLAKVG; encoded by the coding sequence ATGCAAACTCTGGTCAAAAGCGTGTTCAAGTACGGCAAGGGCATCAAGCTGATCAACGAGGCCGGCGAAGAATATATCGATGGGGTATCCGGCACCTTCAACCTCTCTCTGGGATATGACCATCCTCATGTTGTAGGTAAGCTGCAGGAGCAGATCGGGAACTTGTCACACATGTCTTCCACCTTTACAGAGCCTTATGTTACCGAAGTGCTGGACCAGCTGCTGGAATATGCACCCCAGGGGATCGACAGCGGGTGGATGCGGGACATCACGGGATCGACAGCCAATGAGTGCGCCGTGAAGATTGCCCAAAAATATACAGGGGCCGACGATGTGGTGAGCGTATTCATGTCACATCACGGGCAGACGCAGTTTACAACCGGATTATCCGGGAATGCGTTTCGCCGGAAGGCCTTCCCGAACGCCTCCGCTGCGAATCATCTGCATGTGCCTCCTCCATACTGCTATCGCTGTCATTATAAATTGACGTATCCCGGCTGCGGCTTCCAGTGTGTGGAAGCGATTGCTGATCATATCGAGTACGGGAGCTCCGGCACAGCGGCCTGCATGATCATCGAACCGATCCTGGGCAACGGGGGGAATATTATTCCGCCGGAAGGTTATTTCAGACAGCTGCGCAAGCTGTGCGACGAACACGGCATGCTCCTGATATCCGACGAGGTGCAGACGGGCATCGGCCGGACGGGCTATATGTTCGCCAGTGAGCTGTTCGGCATGCAGCCGGATATCATTACACTGGCCAAGGGACTCGGGGGGATCGGCATCCCCATTGCGGCCGTGCTGATGCAGTCCCGTCTGAATGTTCTTGAGAAGCATGAGCACTCCTTCACATCGGGAAGCAATCTCGTATCGCTGGCGGCTGCCAAAGCCACGATGGATGTCGTTTCGCAGCCGGGATTCCTGGATGAGGTCAAGCTGAAGGGCGAGATTCTGGGCAGTCTGCTGAACGAGCTGCCGATGAAGTACCGGTGCATCGGTGACGTTCGGGGCATCGGATTGATGTGGGGCCTTGAGATCGTGGATGAGGAGGGAGCACCGGATGTGCGCAGGGCTAATGCCATCATCGATGCGGCCTTCTCCGATCAGCAGCTGATTCTAAGAGGATCGAGATACGGCTTCGGTAACGTAGTCAAGGTCCGTCCGGCCCTGATTGCAACGGATGACGAGCTCGTAGAAATCGTGGAACGGCTGAGCTCCGTTCTTGCCAAAGTGGGGTAG
- a CDS encoding MFS transporter, whose protein sequence is MLIGITSVLLGSLLPKLLPHYGRDYSDGGMLLFLQFIGFLCGVMTSPWWSQRFGRKHLLLIALINVVIPYAVIGFLPSWYAVIAMTFCTGFGSGIIESAVGAFTIEFAEGQKSIAMTKLDVYFGVGALLMPAVISGFVAIDLWSYSFFAAAAAAAGLLLLWVTMPAQSSELLQLRTVPASGTDSRDSAGTPAAAGGYIGRQRVILLIYVVFFFVYMGLELGIMNFLPSILIESTGVNPSTAALGVTAFWTAMVAGRLFAGHLAERVRYIPFLLASSMGTLLLLIGLAVVQSQISIFLLILGVGLLMSGLFSIALVLANALLPGQIERTTSILIAAGGIGGSVLQFFIGWSMEQWNVGWTLWMLAGFALILFIIVFLSEPLGGNRAGRNTAGLKASNQ, encoded by the coding sequence TTGTTAATTGGAATTACAAGCGTACTACTGGGTTCACTGCTGCCGAAGCTGCTGCCGCACTATGGGCGGGATTACAGCGACGGAGGAATGCTCCTCTTTCTCCAGTTCATTGGTTTTTTGTGCGGAGTCATGACCTCGCCCTGGTGGTCCCAGCGGTTTGGGCGTAAACATCTCCTGCTGATAGCCTTGATCAACGTCGTCATTCCCTATGCCGTCATCGGCTTTCTGCCGAGCTGGTATGCTGTGATAGCAATGACTTTCTGCACAGGCTTCGGCTCGGGGATTATCGAATCGGCGGTTGGTGCATTTACCATCGAGTTTGCCGAAGGTCAAAAGTCGATTGCGATGACGAAGCTTGATGTTTATTTTGGCGTGGGCGCTCTGCTCATGCCAGCGGTAATCAGCGGATTTGTAGCGATCGACTTATGGTCCTACTCTTTCTTCGCAGCAGCAGCGGCTGCAGCCGGACTGCTGCTCCTGTGGGTGACGATGCCGGCCCAAAGCTCCGAGCTGCTTCAGCTGCGCACGGTCCCGGCTTCGGGTACCGATAGCCGCGACAGCGCTGGGACACCGGCGGCAGCTGGTGGATATATAGGGAGGCAACGGGTTATTCTGCTGATTTATGTGGTGTTCTTCTTTGTGTACATGGGGCTGGAGCTGGGGATTATGAATTTTCTGCCTTCCATTCTCATTGAGAGCACTGGAGTCAACCCCTCTACTGCGGCACTGGGCGTCACTGCGTTCTGGACTGCGATGGTGGCAGGGCGACTGTTCGCAGGGCATTTGGCCGAGCGGGTCAGGTATATCCCTTTTCTGCTGGCCAGCAGTATGGGCACACTGCTGCTGCTGATTGGACTGGCGGTGGTTCAGAGCCAGATCAGTATTTTTCTGCTCATTCTGGGTGTGGGTCTGCTCATGTCGGGATTATTCTCGATCGCGCTGGTACTGGCTAATGCTCTGCTTCCGGGCCAAATCGAACGGACAACCAGTATTCTGATTGCAGCGGGAGGCATCGGAGGCTCGGTACTGCAGTTCTTCATCGGATGGAGCATGGAGCAGTGGAATGTCGGGTGGACCCTGTGGATGCTTGCGGGATTTGCCCTGATTCTCTTTATTATCGTCTTCCTCTCGGAACCGCTGGGAGGGAACCGTGCGGGCAGGAACACAGCAGGGCTGAAGGCATCGAACCAATAA
- a CDS encoding zinc-dependent alcohol dehydrogenase — translation MLSLIYKSEWDIALEERPIPQIQSQHQVLVRIRATGICGTDLGIISGKYHAKPSIILGHESAGDVVEVGSGVTTLKPGDRVVIDPTYYCGQCAKCRTGRQNHCMHKGVTETGVSSDGTFTDYYVTEDRFLYKLADHTTYEEATMTEPLSCILTGINQIQLLPNFRTLVLGAGPIGMLYSYALASKGVTGTIVEISAERRDIARSVAPQGWDVQHSLGDAVRLHSPEDGQVDLIVDTTGLLATPSIAHLAHGGYLMLVGLRDGESTFNPKEIVDRSLKIIGSIDSLGTFATAHYLIEQGIVPAKKLITHAFPVTDYSEAFAVLGCDLKGRLLKADSTAVKVVLHSGGA, via the coding sequence ATGCTGTCACTGATTTATAAATCGGAGTGGGATATTGCACTGGAGGAGCGGCCGATTCCGCAGATTCAATCCCAGCATCAAGTGCTGGTTCGAATCCGCGCTACGGGAATATGCGGAACGGATCTAGGCATCATCAGCGGCAAATATCATGCTAAGCCGTCGATCATCTTAGGGCATGAGTCCGCAGGTGACGTCGTGGAGGTCGGCAGCGGAGTGACGACCTTGAAGCCCGGCGACAGGGTTGTGATCGATCCCACCTACTACTGCGGGCAGTGTGCGAAGTGCCGGACGGGAAGGCAAAACCACTGTATGCACAAGGGCGTGACCGAGACGGGCGTGAGCAGTGATGGAACCTTCACGGACTACTATGTGACCGAGGATCGCTTCCTGTATAAGCTGGCAGATCACACAACCTACGAGGAAGCGACCATGACCGAACCGCTGAGCTGCATTTTAACGGGGATCAATCAAATTCAGCTGCTGCCGAATTTCCGCACCTTGGTATTGGGGGCCGGCCCCATAGGCATGCTGTACAGCTATGCACTGGCATCCAAGGGCGTCACCGGAACGATTGTGGAAATTTCCGCAGAGCGCAGGGATATTGCCAGATCCGTTGCCCCACAGGGATGGGATGTGCAGCATTCGCTCGGGGACGCGGTTCGGCTTCATTCTCCGGAGGACGGGCAGGTAGACTTGATTGTAGATACGACCGGGCTGCTCGCTACACCGTCCATTGCCCATCTGGCCCATGGAGGGTATCTCATGCTGGTCGGACTTCGTGATGGGGAATCGACCTTCAATCCCAAGGAGATTGTGGACCGCAGTCTGAAGATCATTGGCTCCATAGATTCGCTGGGCACCTTCGCGACAGCCCATTATCTGATTGAACAGGGTATCGTCCCCGCGAAGAAACTTATTACGCATGCCTTCCCCGTCACGGATTATAGCGAGGCTTTTGCCGTGCTCGGCTGCGATCTCAAGGGCCGTCTGTTAAAAGCCGACTCTACAGCGGTCAAGGTCGTACTGCATTCCGGAGGTGCGTGA